Part of the Lolium rigidum isolate FL_2022 chromosome 6, APGP_CSIRO_Lrig_0.1, whole genome shotgun sequence genome, GGGAGTTTGAGACTGAATAACCTTGCTAGGCAAGCGATTAATCAAATATACTGCGGTgagaaaggcttcatcccaaaatttaagAGGCATAGACGCATAAGCTAGAAGAGATAAACCAACCTCCACAATATGTCTATGTTTGCGTTCAGCTGGACCATTTTGCTGATGAGCATGTGGACATGAAACAAGATGGGATATGCCTATTCTTTGGAAAAAGGAATTGAGTTTCTGATACCCACCCCCCCAATCggtttgcatagaaattatcttcTTATCAAAGAGTCGCTCAACGTGATGTTGAAAGTCATGAAATTTCTGAAACACCTCAGATTTATTTTTCAAAAGATATATCCATGTGAACTTGCTGTAATCATCAATAAAACTAACATAATATTTATATCTTCCGAACGAGGATGGAGCAGGGCCCCAAACATCAGAAAATACAAGTTCAAGAGGAAAAGTAGACACACTAGATGACTTTGGATATGGAAGCTGATGGCTTTTGCCTttttgacaagcatcacaaacagaCTCTTTAATCGACTCACTAAAAGGAATATTATTGTctctaagaacttgttgaaccacCGTTGAAGACGGATGACCTAGACGCCTATGCCAATGCGAAGAAGTAGACTTGACGACACCATGTGCTTGTGGACCAGATGATGAAGGAGACGATGACGGTATGGGATAAAGGCCACCCACACAGTTACCTTGAAGAAGAACCTCCCTCGTGTCCTGGTCCTTGATAAAAAAAGAATTAGGCCAATATTCAACAAAGGCATGATTATCTTTGGCAAGGTGACTAGTGGACAAGAGACTTTTAGTGGCATTAGAAACATGCAAGATGTTTTTAAGATGCAAATCATGATTAGGGGTATGAATTAACGAGTGACCAATATGACGTATATCCATACCTGCACCATTAGCTGTGTGGATTTGCTCGTTCCCATGGTAGCGATCGCGCACATGTAACTTTTCAAGCTCGCCGGTGATGTGATCAGTTGCCAGAGTCGCTATACCAATTTGTATCGACTCCATATGATCCAATGGCTGCTCCCGCGGACTTTTCAGGACCATGATAATTCTTCTGGAACCTCTTCCAACAATTCAGCGCAATGTGCCCCTCCTTGCCACACACCTGGCATATGGGCCTCTGTCCTTGCAGATTACCACCGGCATATTGCTGTTGACGAGAGCCCTGGTAATTCTGATTGCCATTACCTTTGTTGCGCTGATCATAGCCGCGTGATTCATAGCCACCACGCTGGTCATAGTTGTCACGCTGCTGGTCATAGTAGCCTCCACGGCCACCATTGCGACCACCTCCACGGCCGCCACGGTATCCACGTCCACCTCCTCCTCGAGTTGCAGCATTGGCGGACGAATCACCAGAGGGAATTTGAGACTCCAACCGAGCCTCATAGGAGAGAAATTGGGCATAAAGATCACCCAGACTAATGGTTTTTTGGGCCTTAATCAAGGCCGTTATTGCAGCAACAAAGCCATTGTACTCGTCATCAAGTCCAGCGAGTACATAAGAGATGATGTCCTCTGTATCAAGAGGCTTGCCGGCCGTCGCCATCTCATCCGCCAGACTCTTGATCTGGCCGAAGAAAACTGCACCGGTCTTGTTCTCCTTGCGGGTCTGGTTCAGCTTCGTACGTAGATGAACAACACGGGCTTTGGATTGAGCGGAGAACATCTCCACCACCGTGTTCCAGACGCCAGCCGAAGTTGTTTGCCCGACCATCTGTACCAACACCTCCCTGGACATATTCCGAAGAAGGTAGCCGAGCAATTGTTGGTCCTGCGAGATCCACCTCGCGTACGCAGGATTGGGGATCTTGACCTCTGCCCCGTCCTTGTCCGTAGTCGTCAATTCCTTTTCTGGAGCTGGCACCGATCCATCAAGAAATCCTTCTAGCTGAGCACCACGGACATCAGGCAAAATCTGAATTTGCCATAGCAAGAAGTTGTCCCCCGTCAATTTATCAGACAGGGTGACGTTGAGAGAGTTGCCGCCGGTTGAGGTCGATGACGAAGCTCCGAGCGACATGGCGACGATTTTCTCAGATGCGATAGGAAGAACGTAGGCTCTGGTACCATGTAAAAATACTGTGGAAGCATACCCAAAACGTGGGTCGCTGTGGTGCTTATATTGATACAGGACATACAGAGTTTGGAGACTTCACGTTACACAGATCGTAACGGAGTCATATAGGCTACAGGCGGTAATACACATCATATACCTATATACACCTTGAGTACATGGTTTAACAGGACCCAGGATCTTCGTCTCCGGCATGTAAATAGGTGTGGGATAGGTGTGCGTGCCGCCGGTCTTCCGGTGGCGGCGAATAAAGTCTCCGCCGTTGGGATCCGAGATCCAGACGTGCGAGCGTTGTGTCCTGGCGGCGGTGTCGAAGCAGCTGTGGCATCGCCGCGTTGGGATTTTGTTCTCCCCGATCTGCTGCTCCCGCGGCGGTTTGGCTCCAGCACCGCCCGAGAATCGGGGGGAGAAGTGGTTTGGAGATGGCCGGCGGCGTGCGCCGGCTTCGTCCAGGCGGCTGCTTCACAGGAGCGGGATGCGCGGTGTGAAGGATGTGGCGACGGTGTTCTTCCTCGACGACGTCGACGGGAGGCAGCGAGGCCATGCGCGGAGGAGTGACGGGGAGTTTCCCCGGCCGACGAGCCCCAAAGGTATAGGCGGTGCTGTTCGCATCAGGCTTCTATTGAGGTCCACAAAGGAGCAGGTCTCCGATGGTATCTCCTCTGTGCTGGGATCGTGTATTGTCCATcttccttctctccggcggcgacgacggaggtTGGTGACGGAAGCCGTGTGGTGGTGCTCAGGGATTCCAAGGGcttatgttgtaattttcttttttctgGGGTCCTTTGTGCAAATTCCTGTGTGTGTTGTGGTCTGGACTCTTCCAGAGTTGTGCCACGTCTGCTGTAATTCCCAAATCTTATATTAATGGTAATGGTAATGCGtggtttcctcaaaaaaaaaaagcaacaagACCTAGCGCCCGTCGCGGAGTTGGTTGTTGGAGCCACCACATCTCCCGTGCGGTCCGCCGCACCAACCTCCCAGTCGCCAGAACATTGCCACTAACACCCATGAGGAATTCTGAGTTGGAATGACAAGGAGACCTCCAGCAAGTCTTGGCTCGATGATGTGAGCCCTCCTCCCCTCCACCGTCTCCCCAGCACTAGCGATGTgcttttaggtttagggtttcaaTTTAGGAAAATTTAATAATTGCGTTCATAACTTAAAACTGTGGCAATTCTCGTCGGCGTGTAGTACCTCGAGATGAACTATGAGACGGACACGATCGCGGACCCAACAAGGACCGGCCTTGCCGACCCCGAGTTGGCCCCGCGTTGCCGTATGCACGATCTTCTACCAGAGAAAATCGTTACTTTCAAATTGACAAGCACATGACGCCAGTTCTATGTGTGTTCTAAGAAAACTGTAAGTATTGTGCTATATTCTTTCATTTAGTAGAGAAATGAATTGCTCAAATTTATTCATAATTCTATATTTTGGATGGTATATATCAACTGTGGGTTTCTTGGGTTGGGCTGGTCCTCAGTGGTCTTTGCCATACCAGCGTGCATTGACCTCTTTGAATAGCAGAAGTTCTCAAAATcacgagaaaataaaaaaaatgctgAGCTGATAAAGAATTTGATTGAAGAAAAGAGCAAGGTGGAAGAAAAATACATTAGTTTAGTGGCCGGGAGAGATTTGGTGctagagagagagaagaagatatGCGACGATGAAAAGAAAATACCGCCCCCGTTTCCAGAAGTTACCTCCCCCAGCCGGCGGCTGACGGAGTACAAAAGGGAATGGTAAATTCCTAGGCAGCCACTTTAAGCAGAAAAATCGGTAGGCAATAGCCTCATCTCACGCAGACACACACTCGCATGCCGACGCCGACTTGTAGAGAGAGGGCGCAGTGGTGGAGCGTGAACAGAATAGAAGAGGGGGCAAAGTCCATAGAAAGCAACAAATAAGCATAAAAATGGGGCAAGTGGTAGAACATATGTAATATAATAGCAGATGGCAATGTAAAAACTATAGGCATCCTAATTTGGGAAGGAGGAAGTACTATGCCACATAGATTTGTTGAAATATGCAAAAACCCTAATTTGCGGTTCAGTTTGGAGGTTTGGTGCTATTTTGCACGGACCAGACCCGCATATCTATGCGGTTATGCCGCTTGCCTACGTGGGTCTGGTCTGCGGACACATTTTTTGGCCCTTAAATCGTGTTTTTTCCCGGCATGTGAATGCGCGGTTATTGTTTTCTATTTGAGAGGttcgctagagatgctctaagggaggAATCGCGCGATTACCGTTTTCCGTTTGAggggtctgctagagatgctctaagggtggAGCTGGGTTGCGCGTTGGGAAGAAGCGACGAGTGCGAAGCGGGGAAGAAGGGAGGGAAATAGGAACACGATCCTGAGGGCAAACATgtacttttccttttttttcggtGGCTGTCGAAAATCGCTTCCCGGGCTTATAgaagtgaacggagggagtactttataCCCAtccgttggaaagcaagtgcagaAAATCTTATTACAGATCCATCTGTTGGAAAGGTGGCAACTCTATATATTCAGTGAAGATGTGACTGTTAATTTTTGAGGTAATGGTACCAGACATATAAAAAATTGTCATCTGCGTGCAAATTGtagaaaggttattggagattgcacagcaccaatagggccggctgctcatatatatataggaggacacatgtacaattacaggtacaaccctgagaaaacacggggacctatgtctatacaatatgttactcaacacccccccgcagtcgaagggtcggcaccgacacacggaccggagcgaaactcaggaaaagtcgtggatggcaatcccttcgtcatgatatcggcaaattgctgagacgtcggtacgtgaagaactcgaacgcgaccgagggcaacttgctcacgaacaaagtggatgtccaactcgatgtgcttggtgcgccgatgatgaacggggttggcggagaggtagacagccgacacgttgtcgcagaaaaccaccgtagccttgtcaacaggacaagagagctcggcactggagcgggacacggtgggctgcctcttggaggaccaagagacaagcgacgagccgaggtagacgcagtagccgctggtggagcggcACGTATCCGGGCAACCCGCCCAGTCCGCGTCGGAGTAGGCGACAAGGTCAGTCGTCGACGAGGGCGAAGCATGCAACGtcaagccgtagcccatggtaccacagacgtagcggagaatccgcttcaccgcggcccaatgagcatcccgaggagcatgcatatgcaagcacacctgctgcacgGCGTACTGGAGCTCCGGTCGCGTCAGTGTCAAGTGTCGaagagcaccgacgatggagcgatagaGCGGCGCGTCGGACGCCGGCGACCCATCACCggcggagagcttggccttcgtgtcgacaggagtaggcgcagggttgcagttaagcatccctgcacgctcgagaagctcgtgggcatacttccgccgatggaggaagaacccgtccgcacgtcggacaacctcgatgccgaggaagtagtgaagcgggccaagatccttcaacgcgaactcagcgcgaaggcggtcggtgagctgtcgaagaagacCAGCAGTGGAAGCCGtaaggatgatgtcgtcgacgtacagcagcaggtatgccatgtcgttgccggtccggtagacaAACAGGGACGCATCGGAGCGCGTGGAGCGGAAGCCCAACTGATGCAGGAAGCCGGCAATGCGCTGGTACCAGGTGCGGGGCGCTCGCTTCGGTCCATACGgggaccgagagagcaagcacacgtcatcggggcgctcggtgtcgacgaagccgatgggTTGGCGACGGTACACCTGTTCTgcagatggccatgaaggaaggcgttggagacgtccatctgatgcacgggccacgcacgagacgcggcgaggtgcagcactgtgcggatcgtgcccggttaTACAACCGGGGCAAACAtatccgtgaagtcgacgccagcgcgCTGCCGAAAACCGCGCACCacccagcgcgccttgtagcgcttgagagtaccgtcggagccgagcttgtgcttgaagacccatttgccggagatgacgttggcgcgagggggccggggaacGAGCTCCTAGGTCCTATTGCGGCCGCGGCGCGTCGTACTCCTCTCTGCATGGTGGCGcgccaatgcgggtcgcgcaaggcggcgcgagccgaggtgggcaccggcgaaggGCGGTCGCCGGGCTGGTGGCGGAGCCGGTCGGACCGGTCTGGCCGGCCGGGGCGCCAGCGTGcccagtccaggggccggtctggccggccggggcgccagcgtgcccagtccaggggccggtctggccggccgggtgaccggactggccggtccatggtccggtctgaccgggcgcatgGCCGGGTCGGCTGGTGAAGGGGGcgccgccgtcgtgcggcaatatgctgttgccgctggcccagaaGGCAGACGCAGGAGACGGAGACGCCGCGCAGACATactggtcggcggggtagcgtgtagacggccgccgCACACCTGCGCGGGCGCGGGTGAGCATTGGCTCAGGAAccgcagcgacgggtggcgaGGCAGACAACGAAGAGGCGACCGCCGCGAGCGATGGCGCCCCGGGCGAcgcgggcgacgggggcgccggGGATGCCTCGGACGTCGCGGGTGCGGTCGAAGGGGACGCCGCGGGCGATGGCGCCTCGGGCGAcgcgggcgacggggcgccgcggccgccgcgggcGTCGCGGGTgcgggcgacgggggcgccgcggccgccgcggacgacggggacgccgagggaccaggcggggccggCGCCGGGGGGGCCGCCGTGGTCagtcgtcggcgcgcggccgcaggagggccagcgggcgccgggggcgtcgtcggaggtgtcgccatgagtccctgctgaaacggaaaaaccaactcgtcaaagtacacgtgccgggaagtgaggacacgatgggagaccgggtcgtaacagcggtagccctttgtattggcggggtagccgagaaacacacaagggagggagcgcggcgcaagcttatgcgcggcggtggcagcggtGTTAGGATAACACCGGCAGCCGAAGATGCGGAGATCATCATAGGTGGGCGGCGCACCGTAAAGGAGATGATGCGgcgtgtaggaccaacgcacacgacacgggcggatgttgacaaggagagtcgccgtggcaagggcatccggccagaatcgCGGGGGCATGGAGGCATGGAACGGAAGGGTGCGGACGCGgtcgttgagggtacgaagcatccgttcggcacggccattctgtgaagaagtgtatggacacgtgaggcggaagacAACGCCATGGGTggcgagaagtgagcgaatggtgatgttgtcgaactccttgccgttgtcggtttgtaaagcgtgaatggggcgaccaaagctgagtggagacgaaggcgaagaaggcggtgagggtggtCGCAACATCTGACTTACGGCGAAgtggaaaagtccatacaaaatgcgagtaatcatcaagaatcacaagataatagttataaccagagttactcggaaccggcgaggtccatacatcactatgaataagttgGAAAGGAAAAGACGCGACTGTGGAAGACGAACTAAAGGGgaggcgaacatgtttgcctagacgacatgcttcacaagagtgggcatccgttttattacaagtaaaggagaagccttgcattatttgacgcagagtgACGGAGCTAGGATGACCAAGAcgggcgtgccaaaggtcgacaccggcggagagggcgagtgggcggccggtggtggtggaggccgcgccaacggggtagagatcgccggggctgtcacatcggtggaggagcatccgggtacgaccatccttgacagagaaaccaaaagcgtcaaattccacgATCACGGGGTTATCACGACGGAAAGACTTAACGAAACAAGATTTTTAATCAAGTCGGGAGAAACAAGAACAttatggagagagagaggagtggaggTGGAAGGAAAAGAGACGAGAACCGGTGTGAGTAATAGGAAGGgcatgaccgttgccaacgatgatgcgagaagaagtggaagcgggtgtggaaaaggagaggttaccgggatgcgcagccatatgcgcggaagcgccggtgtccatgaaccggtcgccaccgccaccatacgccccggcgagggggcgctctggagggcggtcaggagcgcgggatcccacggggtcgcacccggaggggcggcgtaggccggggcaggctggggcgccgcgtagaacgcctggtgggaggctggacgcggccccatgatgcccgggtagggggcgcgcggcacgggcatggagtaggcgtgaacGACCCCGGTCCACGGATTGTGACCGGCAGTCCACGGCGGAGGGCGGTGTCTTGCGGGGGTCGAGGCGCGAGGGCGGCGGCATTGGCGCCACCGTTGCCGCCACCATtgccaccgccacggcgacgacggccaCGGCGGCTACCGCCGGGAGGAGCCGGCTGGCCGGTCCGAGGGACCGGTCGCGGCCGGCCGGGCGCCGGCGTGCCCGGTCCgagggccggtccggccggccgggtgaccgggccggccggtccacggtccggtccgaccgggcggcgggcggcggcggggaagccCGGCGGCGGACCCATGGGGCGAGCGCGAGGGCGCGGGACGCGGGAGTCCGGGCGCCGCGGGAGAAGCCAGCggcgaaggcggtgtgggccgcccgagcccggagGTGCTTGAGacggcgctcctcgaggcgcgaggtacgccacggcctgctcgaaggtgggcgtggtgaggagcgtgaggatggaggcggcgttgctcgagatcctcgccgagacccgccgacggggtggagagcatgatcttgtcatcgatcgggaactccaagtcacggagctcaTCGGAGAGACTCTTCGGCTTGAGGGCGTAGTCATCGAGAGACAAGTCGTTAcggtgggtgccgaagaactctgttggaggaaggtgacccgctggattttgttgtcggtgaagaggccggtgatcttagccCGGACCGTGTGGGCGGAGTCACCGTCACGGACGACGGTGCgaaagatgtcgttggagacggtgCGGTAGAAccggcggatgatggtggcgtcgatggcgagccactcggggtcgtgcggcatggcgagaagatcgatggtgccgtcgacgtgatcaaggagatcatactcgcggaagagcagcccaaagtacgtcttccacgggaagaagttggcagcggtggtggagagcttcagcggcacgcgctcggcgatgggaatgtcgcggatgacggcgacggaggggccgacgaaggggttgctgctgctGGAGCCGGAGGAGAAACCGGAGCCGGAGGAGTCGAAGCGCTCCATGGCGGTggtgagggccggcggcgccctagatgagaagggcggcggctagggttgggagtggtggcggaagcggtggtggtggggatGGCCGGCGGAGCcctagggaggaggaggggcggcggctagggttggagggagggtggccggcggcgcccaagggaagagaagggcggcggctagggcgggACCTGAAGGGTCTccgataccatgtagaaaggttattggagattgcacagcaccaatagggccggctgctcatatatatataggcggacacatgtacaattacaggtacaaccctgagaaaacacggggacctatgtctatacaatatgttactcaacacaaATTCATACAAGTTCTTGCAAGTTGTGATGCAGTGGTACAAATAGTTGTCATTGGGGTGCAAAAACATACAAAACCAATCAGAATGTGACACTTGTTCCTGCCACGCTGTCTCTAGCCCAGCTCAGATTATTTAGTAGAAATCCCCCTACTTTGCACAGAATTCACAATGTAGTCATTGTTCGATCAGGCCTCTGAAACATTACGTGAAGCCCCCATTCTCTTTTAATTTCTCGGCACAGTATGCACCGCTTAATTGTTGCTGCTGATTTCTCTTGATGGTTTTCCTAATCGTCTAATCGATCGTGGGCATGATGACTCGTGAAACGGCAAACTGAATATTCATTTGCTAGTCGAAAAGCTTACAATTTGTGTTCATGTATTCAGTGCTAACTGTAACTGACAAACTACCTACATTAGCGTTAAAGATTGAGGAGCAGTGCAAGATCATACTTCGAAGACGACGTGCGAGGTGTCGAGCAGAACCTCAAGGAGCTCATGCCCCGAGGACAACAGCACGATGGTCGAGCCTAGGGTAGAGGGCAGTGAGCGCGACAGCCACTGCGGCGTGGAAGGCGGCGACCTTCTCCCTGAGTTCGGCGAGCGGGGCACGCATGCCTGACCGACGACGAAGCCTCATCCCAAGGTCGCCCAGCTTGGGTTCGACGGGCGCGAGAAGAGGAAATTGGGAATTAATTCTAAGTAGTTGCGAAAAAAAAAGATTCTAACACAAAGGTATAGGGGAGTTTCTGCTAAAACATTTGAGCTGGGCCTGTGGCTTCAATCCAGCGTGGTAGGGACAAGTGTCATGTTTTGATTGTTTTTGTATGTTTTTGCACCCGAATGACAACTATTTGTACCGCTGCATCACAACTTGCAAGAACTTGTATGAATCTGCACGCAGATGATAACTTTTTGTCTGTCTGGTGCTATATCAAATGCTTAGATTATTAGAGGCAAGTACACATATCAGCAAATCCCCCTCGAAAACCACAAGAGCTACACCGCCCTACTTTCTCAGTTAACTGGTCTGTTAAACAAAAAATAGGTCGAACAATACGTTTGCATCTGTCTAGTCTttccttttttttgtgtgtgtgtgtggctcgCGTGCAGTACAAATCGACGAGGCAACCTAATAAGTACCCAAGGGTTCTTTAAGCGTGGCACAGAGGTCTTTTACCATGGCACACAAGGTATTGTCACAAGCGACAGATATGTAGCAACCCATTGTGCTGCTCACTCGGAAATAACATTGTCCCAGCTGGCTGGCCAATTGTTCCCCAAAATTATACAGTATATCGTAAGAAAGTCCAGCAAAAAATACGGGAGATAGGAGGACCGTGAACCACAATTATGATTATATATAACACATACATGGACGAACGGCAGCTTCTAACAGTCACACAACTAACACACCAATAAAGCTTCACATTTATTCAACAGGTTCAAATAGCGGCTCCCAAGCATGCACAGCACTTGGGCATATATTACTCCTTCCGTCCCACGCTTAGATTTGTttaaatctagatgtatctatATAAACATTGCAATAGCAACTACTTCCCCTTAAGTCTCTCGCATGACCTTCTTCCCTTCACCGCATGCCCCACGATGCCAACTGCAAGACAGGCACAAGCCATAAATTAAGACCATGGAGTAACACTGAGTATAGGAATCAACACTGAGCATGCATAGTTTTTATTCTAGCATTACATAATTCTCTAGTTCGATTTGATGAGCTGGCAGAAAATAATAATCAACTTTTTGTTTGGTTTCTGCATGCTTTGGTTTCAAAAACAAAAATTCCTCATAACAAAAGCAGCTAACTTCTTGTTACGGATATAACAGGGACAATTAATCAAGTTATATGTGGGTGTCGATAAAACTGTCCCATTTCCTTTCAACAAATGGATTTTTTTCCAGATGATATAATAAATACATAAAGATATCAACTTACTGAAAGACTGTTGCTCGTCATGACTAGATCtatccaaaacaaaacaaaaaactattTTTCAATGTCTAGTGACAAGAATAGCTCAAACTTGGCAGGTTGGCATGAAAAAAGCAGCTGATTAGGTTGAGTAGGTAGAAAATGCAAGAGGACCTTTATTGGCAGGAAGCACCAATAAAGATATAATAAATAGATAAAGATATCACCTTACTCAAAGACTGTTGCTCGTCATGACTAGGTCtatccaaaacaaaacaaaacaaaacaaaaaactatcTTTTCAATGTCTAATGACAAGAATAGCTCAAACTTGGCAGGTTGGCATGAAACAAGCAGCTGATTAGGTtgagtcggtagaaaatgcaagagGACCTTTATTGGCTGGAAGCGCCAATCTAAGTTTGTCTTCACACGGTTTAAGCCTCAAGCAGTACACCAGCAGTGGCTCAAGCTCCCTACAGAAAATAAATACACAAGCAAGGCGTAATAATAACCCATGAGTAACCGACAAATAGATAGGTTGTACTATACTAATAATGCAGAAGAATATGCCATTACCCCGAACAGAAATCTCAGTCTTTCCACCTCTTCATCAGACTGCAAAAGTTGTCTTTAGTCATGAACATTGAAACAATAGTGTTTTAAATGCTACTCCTCTGTTCCATATTATAACGTTTTGGGTAGACTATTTAGCTCACACAAAACATCTTATAATATGGAACAGAGGCAGTAGCTTGCAAGTAAATGAACACTTATACGTACGTCTTCATCGTAGCAATAAGAGTCTATTAGAGGACCATTGCCGAATGGTAGGCTATATGTGGCATTCATGCGACCACCGGTGTATGCGTTACCATCGTTGGGGTGCTTCATAGTAATTCCACAACCAAAGCAAGGACCTTTATTTAAAAGGGGGGAAGATAGTCATTTCGCAGCCAGATAACCAACCAGGCACAGACACATAATAACAGACTCATAATTGAATGTAATAAACCAGGTatatgcattcattacatatggctGTACATGAAGCGGTTCAAAAAATTACAAATGTAAAGCTCAAGCATAATGGACAAGATGaaaaaggggggaaacaaacaGGCTAATATATTAAGGATTATTTACTAGCGACAGAACATCCACAAAACCATCTAACTTGTAAGTTCAAGTTAACAAATCACACAATGTATTTCAATAGTACATTAGTTAGAGAAAGAGTATAGAATACCATTATCAAAAGTATTGACCACGCAGCAACAGTTCACCGTTAATTCATCATCTCCGCCCACAAATGTGACTTCAGCAAAGAATAGCTTATCACTGCCAGCGTCAAAACCATCAGATCCTTTGGTCTTCACAGTGAAATTCATATGCATGTACATCCTATAGTTTTCTTCCTCCCAAAGTGACGGCTCATCCAgaacatgtttgacttcatatgcATGATCCTAAAATAAGAAGGGTGGATCTGATCAGTGACTGTGATTAATTGTTAAATAAAATGGGCAAGACAATATGATACACAGTGCAATCCTGGTAGAGGCTGGAGGGAGGGAGGACAGAGAGCAAACCCCAGAAAGATTGTGATG contains:
- the LOC124668211 gene encoding uncharacterized protein LOC124668211, producing MDVNLSEVDKLIQDCRYYPDGTKRRLKAGQAIDKRRDANYQLVQAVVHKYNDHHNLSGDHAYEVKHVLDEPSLWEEENYRMYMHMNFTVKTKGSDGFDAGSDKLFFAEVTFVGGDDELTVNCCCVVNTFDNGPCFGCGITMKHPNDGNAYTGGRMNATYSLPFGNGPLIDSYCYDEDSDEEVERLRFLFGGA